One genomic window of Tatumella citrea includes the following:
- a CDS encoding IS4 family transposase — protein MELSQALGIINLTAPEEVQSLSDLLSPDLIRQAFSLTDTVTLRKRKLPLESMVWLVIGMAIFNNKPMSHIVNLMDIVDRTGRSFTAPSSVIARRKTLGEDAIRVLFDLTQQHWHEEARHPLWHGLTLNAVDGVVWHTQDTPENAEAFGKASNQHGERGYPQVRMVCLMELSSHLLRASVSGRYDINEMRLAAQLAENAPDNSITLFDKGFYSLGLLHDWHNAGENRHWLTPLKKNTQYEVVRKLGRQDELIRLKTTPQARKQWKGLPEELIVRLIRRKVNGTERQVVTSMTDAMRYPATDVAELYKHRWEIELGYREAKQFLLGNRWTLRSRLPDLVKQELWGILLTYNLVRYQMIKMAFSLKGNYLPYQLSFSGAVSEILRLLIGLPWASPGVIPGHLKHFYSNAGMLKLPPRREREYVREVREKRSKYPFKNNAGHLK, from the coding sequence ATGGAACTTTCGCAAGCTCTCGGCATTATTAATCTCACTGCTCCCGAAGAAGTACAAAGCCTCTCTGACCTGCTCTCTCCTGACCTCATCCGACAGGCGTTTTCCCTCACTGATACCGTCACGCTGCGTAAGCGTAAACTTCCCCTTGAGTCGATGGTCTGGCTGGTTATCGGTATGGCCATATTCAACAATAAGCCCATGAGCCATATCGTGAATTTGATGGATATTGTTGACCGGACCGGACGGTCATTTACCGCACCCAGCTCTGTGATTGCCCGCCGAAAAACACTGGGCGAAGATGCCATCCGGGTCCTGTTTGATCTCACTCAACAACACTGGCACGAAGAAGCCAGACATCCCCTCTGGCACGGGTTGACGCTTAATGCTGTTGATGGCGTTGTCTGGCATACCCAGGACACTCCTGAAAATGCAGAGGCCTTCGGCAAAGCATCTAATCAGCATGGTGAACGCGGTTATCCTCAGGTTCGTATGGTGTGTCTGATGGAACTCAGCAGCCATCTGCTGCGTGCAAGTGTGTCAGGTCGCTACGATATCAACGAAATGCGGCTGGCCGCTCAGCTGGCAGAAAATGCACCGGATAACAGTATTACGCTGTTTGATAAGGGCTTTTACTCTTTAGGGTTGTTACATGACTGGCATAATGCAGGTGAAAATCGCCACTGGCTAACGCCGCTGAAAAAGAACACTCAGTATGAAGTGGTACGAAAGCTCGGCAGGCAGGACGAACTGATACGACTGAAAACCACGCCTCAGGCCAGAAAGCAATGGAAAGGCCTGCCGGAAGAACTCATAGTGAGGCTAATCAGGCGGAAAGTGAACGGGACGGAACGGCAGGTAGTCACTTCCATGACAGATGCGATGCGTTATCCGGCGACTGACGTGGCAGAACTTTATAAGCATCGCTGGGAAATCGAGCTGGGATATCGTGAGGCAAAGCAGTTTTTACTGGGAAACCGCTGGACGCTGAGAAGCCGGTTGCCCGATCTGGTGAAGCAGGAGCTATGGGGAATACTGCTGACGTATAACCTGGTGCGTTACCAGATGATTAAAATGGCGTTCAGCCTGAAAGGAAATTACCTGCCTTACCAGTTGAGCTTCAGCGGTGCAGTATCAGAGATATTACGGCTACTGATCGGTCTGCCGTGGGCTTCACCGGGAGTCATCCCGGGTCACCTTAAACACTTTTACAGTAATGCCGGGATGCTGAAACTGCCACCACGACGAGAACGGGAATATGTGAGAGAAGTGAGGGAGAAAAGGTCGAAATATCCCTTTAAAAACAATGCCGGTCACCTTAAGTGA
- a CDS encoding DUF3251 domain-containing protein: MLVSSLVLAGCSHSVPPATTLDTTVGQLNRSLSHLSEQSSALAYQHRMNAASTHGAWLVPLANSPVELLDPQAKLLLQLVPQSSDTGTVLQVKNAGTAVLPPFELTAELSAISADQQEATSSPSPLTQQVIRQITPLSPGEQAQFVLKAPEMAHDQSLVVNVHQFRPFK, from the coding sequence GTGCTCGTGTCCTCACTGGTACTGGCCGGATGCAGCCATTCGGTGCCGCCAGCCACAACACTGGATACTACTGTAGGGCAACTGAACCGCTCTCTGAGTCATTTGTCTGAGCAATCGTCGGCTCTGGCTTATCAACACCGGATGAATGCAGCCTCTACTCATGGTGCATGGTTAGTGCCTCTGGCCAACAGCCCTGTGGAATTGCTCGACCCTCAGGCAAAGTTACTGTTACAGCTGGTGCCACAGTCTTCGGATACCGGCACCGTGTTGCAGGTAAAAAATGCCGGGACTGCGGTACTGCCACCGTTTGAACTGACTGCGGAGTTGTCAGCCATTTCCGCTGACCAACAGGAGGCTACTTCGTCTCCATCGCCTCTGACGCAACAGGTCATCCGGCAGATAACGCCGCTGTCCCCCGGAGAACAGGCACAGTTTGTGTTGAAAGCCCCGGAGATGGCCCATGATCAGTCACTGGTAGTTAATGTTCATCAGTTCCGGCCATTTAAATAG
- the secD gene encoding protein translocase subunit SecD, producing the protein MLNRYPLWKYIMLIVVLIGGLLYALPNLYGEDPAVQITGARGAAASEQTLDQIQSILSKDKIPSKSIALENGAILARFTNTDIQLRAREALVSGLGDNYVVALNLAPATPAWLALISAEPMKLGLDLRGGVHFLMEVDMDTALSKLQEQNSDNIRSDLRDQKIPYTTVGKAPNYGVTVSFANSDDRDKAISYLSPRHNDLVIKSDGSTGLTAVMTDARLSEAREYAVQQNINILRNRVNQLGVAEPLVQRQGSDRIVVELPGIQDTARAKEILGATATLEFRPVNTSVDATAAAQGRVPGDSEVKLTQDGQPVVLYKRVILTGDHITDSTSSMDEYNQPQVNISLDSAGGNMMSNYTKDNIGKPMATLFVQYKDSGKKDANGRAILQKEEEVINVANIQSRLGNSFRITGINNPNEARQLSLLLRAGALIAPIQIVEERTIGPTMGQQNINQGLHACLWGLIASILFMVVWYKKFGVIATTALISNLVLIVGIMSLLPGATLTMPGIAGIVLTLAVAVDANVLINERIKEELRNGRSVQQAIHEGYRGAFSSIVDANITTLITAIILYAVGTGSIKGFAITTAIGVATSMFTAIVGTRAIVNLLYGGKRINKLSI; encoded by the coding sequence GTGTTAAACCGTTATCCTTTGTGGAAGTACATCATGCTGATCGTTGTCCTTATCGGCGGTCTGCTGTATGCACTTCCCAACCTGTATGGAGAGGATCCGGCCGTGCAAATCACTGGTGCGCGGGGTGCCGCCGCCAGTGAGCAAACGTTGGATCAGATCCAGAGTATTCTCAGTAAGGACAAGATCCCGAGCAAATCTATTGCTCTGGAAAATGGTGCTATCCTTGCCCGCTTTACTAATACCGATATTCAGCTGCGTGCCCGTGAAGCGTTGGTCAGTGGTTTAGGTGACAACTATGTTGTTGCACTGAACCTGGCCCCTGCAACTCCGGCATGGCTGGCGCTGATTTCTGCTGAGCCAATGAAGCTGGGGCTTGATTTACGTGGTGGTGTCCACTTCCTGATGGAAGTCGATATGGATACTGCGTTAAGTAAGCTGCAGGAGCAGAACTCAGACAATATCCGCAGTGACCTGCGTGATCAGAAAATCCCTTATACCACTGTTGGCAAAGCGCCAAACTATGGTGTCACTGTCAGCTTTGCTAACAGTGATGACCGCGATAAAGCCATTAGTTACCTGAGCCCACGTCACAATGATTTAGTGATTAAGAGTGATGGCAGCACTGGCCTGACTGCGGTGATGACTGATGCCCGTCTGAGCGAAGCCCGTGAATATGCGGTACAGCAGAACATTAACATTCTGCGTAACCGTGTGAATCAGCTGGGTGTGGCCGAACCACTGGTTCAGCGTCAGGGTTCTGACCGGATTGTGGTTGAGTTACCAGGTATTCAGGATACTGCCCGTGCGAAAGAAATTCTTGGCGCCACTGCGACTCTGGAATTCCGTCCGGTAAACACCAGTGTTGATGCTACGGCAGCTGCGCAAGGTCGTGTGCCGGGTGACTCTGAAGTGAAACTGACTCAGGATGGCCAGCCGGTAGTGCTGTACAAGCGTGTTATCCTGACCGGTGATCACATTACAGACTCCACCTCCAGCATGGATGAGTATAATCAGCCACAGGTTAATATTTCCCTCGACAGTGCCGGCGGAAATATGATGTCTAATTATACCAAGGATAATATCGGTAAACCGATGGCAACCCTGTTTGTTCAGTATAAAGACAGTGGTAAGAAAGATGCCAACGGCCGCGCTATCCTGCAGAAAGAAGAAGAAGTTATTAACGTCGCGAACATTCAGTCTCGCCTCGGTAACAGCTTCCGAATCACAGGGATCAACAATCCGAACGAAGCTCGCCAGCTGTCGTTGTTACTGCGTGCCGGTGCTCTGATTGCACCTATTCAGATTGTTGAAGAAAGAACCATCGGTCCAACTATGGGACAACAGAATATCAATCAGGGTCTGCATGCCTGCCTGTGGGGGCTGATTGCCTCGATTCTGTTTATGGTTGTCTGGTATAAGAAGTTTGGTGTGATTGCAACGACTGCACTGATCTCTAACCTGGTGCTGATTGTTGGTATCATGTCCTTGTTACCGGGCGCGACACTGACCATGCCGGGGATTGCAGGGATCGTTCTGACTCTTGCCGTCGCCGTCGATGCAAACGTATTAATCAATGAACGTATCAAAGAAGAACTCAGGAACGGCCGCAGTGTTCAGCAGGCTATTCATGAGGGATACCGTGGTGCGTTCTCCAGTATCGTTGATGCCAACATTACGACGCTGATTACTGCGATTATCCTGTATGCCGTAGGTACCGGGTCTATCAAAGGATTTGCGATTACGACAGCCATTGGTGTTGCGACCTCCATGTTCACAGCAATCGTTGGTACACGTGCTATCGTGAACCTGCTGTATGGCGGCAAACGTATCAATAAGCTGTCAATCTGA
- the queA gene encoding tRNA preQ1(34) S-adenosylmethionine ribosyltransferase-isomerase QueA, producing the protein MRVADFNFDLPESLIAHYPQPDRSGCRLLSLDGPTGEISHGIFTEVLDKLNAGDLLVFNNTRVIPARVFGRKASGGKIEVLVERMLDEHRVLAHVRASKSPKPGSELLLGDDESVKATMVARHDTLFEIEFADERAVLDILNQVGHMPLPPYIDRPDEESDRELYQTVYSARPGAVAAPTAGLHFDEPLLQALRDKGVEMAFVTLHVGAGTFQPVRVDSIEDHKMHSEYAEVPQEVVDAVLACKARGNKVVAVGTTSVRSLESAAQAAKEQLIAPFFDDTQIFIYPGYQYQVIDALITNFHLPESTLIMLVSAFAGYRQTMEAYRQAVNEQYRFFSYGDAMFIHKNPAAAEQTIGE; encoded by the coding sequence ATGCGCGTTGCTGATTTTAATTTTGACCTGCCAGAGTCATTAATAGCTCATTATCCCCAGCCTGACCGGAGCGGTTGCCGCCTGCTGTCACTGGATGGCCCTACGGGTGAGATCTCCCATGGGATTTTCACTGAAGTGCTGGATAAGCTTAATGCCGGCGATCTGCTGGTATTTAATAATACCCGGGTGATCCCCGCACGGGTGTTTGGTCGTAAAGCCAGTGGCGGAAAGATTGAAGTGCTGGTTGAGCGCATGCTTGATGAACACCGTGTGCTGGCTCATGTCCGTGCCTCCAAGTCACCTAAACCCGGCAGTGAACTGCTACTGGGAGATGACGAAAGTGTAAAAGCGACAATGGTAGCCCGCCACGACACCCTGTTCGAGATTGAGTTTGCGGATGAGCGCGCGGTACTGGATATCCTCAACCAGGTCGGGCATATGCCGTTACCACCCTACATTGACCGTCCGGATGAAGAGTCGGATCGTGAATTGTATCAAACCGTGTACAGCGCTCGCCCGGGTGCAGTTGCTGCACCTACCGCAGGCCTGCATTTCGATGAGCCATTGTTACAGGCATTGCGCGATAAAGGGGTTGAAATGGCTTTTGTCACCCTGCATGTCGGGGCAGGGACATTTCAGCCGGTGCGGGTCGACAGTATTGAAGACCATAAGATGCATTCTGAGTATGCGGAAGTTCCTCAGGAAGTCGTCGATGCAGTTCTGGCCTGCAAGGCCCGGGGTAATAAAGTGGTAGCAGTAGGAACCACTTCTGTCCGTTCACTGGAAAGTGCGGCACAGGCTGCCAAAGAACAACTTATTGCACCATTTTTTGATGATACGCAGATTTTCATTTATCCGGGCTATCAATACCAGGTGATTGATGCTCTGATCACCAACTTTCATCTGCCGGAATCAACACTGATTATGCTGGTGTCGGCCTTTGCCGGTTATCGTCAGACGATGGAAGCCTATCGCCAGGCCGTGAATGAGCAATATCGCTTCTTCAGCTACGGCGATGCCATGTTTATTCATAAAAACCCCGCGGCTGCTGAGCAGACGATCGGGGAATAG
- a CDS encoding acyl carrier protein phosphodiesterase, which translates to MNFLAHLHLASLSQSSLLGNLMADFVRGDPSLQWDAGIADGIRLHRRLDSLTDQLPEVREARLLFRDETRRVSPITLDVIWDHFLARDWDKYHPQFSLADFCQQAEQQIRPYLPKTPADFRELNELMWPEQWLEKYARPERLEVVLLGMARRRPKLAKLEQSYQDFVDNYSALERLFSQFYPRLMHSATEKRL; encoded by the coding sequence ATGAATTTTCTAGCCCACCTCCATCTTGCCAGCCTGTCACAGAGTTCTCTGTTGGGAAATCTGATGGCCGATTTTGTCCGTGGTGACCCGTCCTTACAATGGGATGCCGGAATCGCTGACGGTATTCGCCTGCACCGCCGGCTGGACAGTCTGACCGATCAACTACCTGAAGTCCGTGAAGCCAGATTACTGTTCCGTGACGAAACGCGCCGGGTGTCTCCGATTACCCTTGATGTTATCTGGGATCACTTTCTGGCCCGCGACTGGGATAAATACCATCCGCAATTTTCACTGGCTGATTTTTGTCAGCAGGCAGAACAGCAGATTCGACCGTATCTGCCCAAAACGCCAGCGGACTTTCGTGAACTGAATGAACTGATGTGGCCTGAGCAGTGGCTGGAAAAATATGCCCGACCGGAACGGCTGGAAGTGGTTTTACTTGGCATGGCCAGAAGACGACCTAAACTGGCTAAATTAGAGCAGTCATATCAGGATTTTGTGGATAACTACAGCGCACTGGAACGCCTTTTTTCTCAGTTTTACCCGCGTCTGATGCATTCAGCCACAGAAAAAAGGCTGTAA
- the secF gene encoding protein translocase subunit SecF produces the protein MAQQYSVEQLNYGRKVHDFMRWDYLAFAISGLLLVASVLVMGVRGFNWGLDFTGGTVIEITLEKPGELDTMRQALQNAGFMEPQVQNFGSSRDVVVRLSPNAGNTGQELGNKVVSVINQATSQTAVVKRIEFVGPSVGSDLAQAGGMALLVALICILIYVGFRFEWRLALGAVLALAHDVIITMGVLSLFHIEIDLTIVASLMSVIGYSLNDSIVVSDRIRENFRKIRRGTPYDIVNVSLTQTLSRTIMTSATTLVVVLMLFLFGGELLRGFSLTMLIGITIGTVSSIYVASALALKLGMKREHMLVQKVEKEGADQKSLLP, from the coding sequence ATGGCACAGCAATATAGTGTTGAACAATTAAACTATGGTCGTAAAGTGCATGATTTTATGCGCTGGGACTATCTGGCCTTTGCTATCTCCGGATTACTGCTGGTGGCTTCCGTGCTGGTCATGGGAGTCCGTGGGTTTAACTGGGGGCTGGACTTCACTGGCGGGACCGTTATCGAGATTACCCTCGAGAAGCCAGGTGAGCTGGATACTATGCGTCAGGCGTTGCAAAACGCCGGCTTTATGGAACCCCAGGTCCAGAACTTCGGTAGCAGCCGTGATGTTGTTGTCCGTCTGTCACCCAATGCGGGCAACACCGGACAGGAATTAGGTAACAAAGTCGTTTCTGTGATTAATCAGGCGACCAGTCAGACTGCCGTCGTGAAACGGATTGAATTTGTCGGACCAAGTGTGGGTAGTGACCTGGCGCAGGCCGGGGGCATGGCTCTGTTGGTGGCATTAATCTGTATTCTGATTTATGTCGGTTTCCGCTTTGAGTGGCGACTGGCGTTGGGTGCCGTTCTGGCACTGGCGCACGATGTGATAATTACGATGGGTGTTCTGTCGTTGTTCCATATCGAAATCGATCTGACGATTGTGGCATCACTGATGTCGGTAATCGGTTACTCGCTGAACGACAGTATCGTGGTATCGGACCGTATTCGTGAGAACTTCCGCAAAATTCGTCGCGGAACGCCTTATGATATTGTTAACGTCTCTCTGACCCAGACACTGAGCCGTACTATCATGACATCTGCCACTACGCTGGTGGTTGTTCTGATGTTGTTCCTGTTTGGTGGTGAGTTACTGAGAGGTTTCTCACTGACGATGCTGATCGGTATCACTATCGGTACTGTCTCTTCGATTTATGTGGCTTCTGCGCTGGCGCTGAAGCTGGGCATGAAACGTGAGCATATGCTGGTACAGAAAGTCGAAAAAGAAGGGGCTGACCAGAAGTCATTACTTCCGTAA
- the nrdR gene encoding transcriptional regulator NrdR: MHCPFCAAVDTKVIDSRLVSEGSSVRRRRQCLVCHERFTTFEVAELVMPRVVKSDDVREPFDEDKLVRGMMKALEKRPVSADDLDSAVHRIKAHLRATGEREVPSKMLGNLVMDELKMLDKVAYIRFASVYRSFEDIREFGEEIARLQD, from the coding sequence ATGCATTGTCCGTTTTGTGCCGCAGTGGATACCAAAGTAATAGACTCTCGTCTGGTCAGTGAAGGGTCGTCTGTCCGTCGTCGGCGTCAGTGTCTGGTTTGCCATGAACGATTCACTACTTTTGAAGTGGCAGAACTTGTTATGCCAAGAGTGGTGAAAAGTGATGATGTGCGCGAGCCCTTTGATGAAGACAAACTGGTTCGCGGCATGATGAAAGCTCTGGAAAAACGCCCGGTGAGTGCGGATGATCTGGACAGTGCCGTACACCGGATTAAAGCGCATCTGCGGGCGACCGGAGAACGTGAAGTCCCGAGCAAAATGTTGGGGAATCTGGTGATGGATGAACTAAAAATGCTGGATAAAGTGGCTTATATCCGCTTTGCCTCTGTGTATCGAAGTTTCGAGGACATCCGTGAGTTCGGTGAAGAAATTGCCAGGTTACAGGACTGA
- the yajC gene encoding preprotein translocase subunit YajC produces MSFFISDAVAAAGTPSQGSPYSLVIMLVVFGLIFYFMILRPQQKRSKDHKKLMDAIGKGDEVLTNGGLVGRVTKVSETGYVVIALNDTTEVVIKRDFVAAVLPKGTMKAL; encoded by the coding sequence ATGAGTTTTTTCATTTCTGACGCTGTTGCCGCTGCTGGTACTCCGTCTCAGGGAAGTCCATATTCTCTGGTGATCATGCTGGTCGTTTTCGGTTTGATTTTCTATTTTATGATTTTGCGTCCACAGCAGAAGCGTTCAAAAGATCATAAAAAACTGATGGATGCGATCGGGAAAGGTGATGAAGTTTTAACTAACGGTGGTCTGGTCGGCCGCGTGACTAAAGTTTCTGAAACCGGATATGTGGTGATTGCACTGAACGATACGACTGAAGTCGTGATCAAACGTGATTTCGTGGCTGCCGTTCTGCCGAAAGGCACAATGAAGGCGCTGTAA
- the lysM gene encoding peptidoglycan-binding protein LysM → MGLFSFVKEAGEKLWDAVSADAGTKIQDHLNKLGIPDSDKVNVSVNDGTATVSGDGLSQELKEKILIAVGNVAGITQVDDKITASGAESSPTFYTVKSGDTLSAISKQFYGDAGKYNKIFEANKPMLSSPDKIYPGQALRIPQA, encoded by the coding sequence ATGGGACTGTTTAGTTTTGTCAAAGAAGCAGGTGAGAAACTGTGGGATGCCGTATCTGCTGATGCTGGCACTAAAATTCAGGATCACCTGAACAAACTGGGAATTCCTGACAGTGACAAAGTTAATGTCAGTGTCAATGACGGCACCGCGACAGTTTCGGGTGACGGTCTGAGCCAGGAACTGAAAGAAAAAATCCTGATTGCTGTCGGCAACGTCGCGGGTATTACACAGGTAGACGATAAAATTACCGCCAGCGGCGCGGAAAGCAGTCCGACCTTCTATACCGTCAAATCCGGGGATACACTGAGCGCTATCTCCAAACAGTTTTATGGCGACGCTGGTAAGTACAACAAAATTTTTGAAGCCAATAAGCCGATGCTGTCCAGTCCGGATAAAATTTATCCAGGACAGGCTCTGCGCATTCCACAAGCTTAA
- the ribH gene encoding 6,7-dimethyl-8-ribityllumazine synthase — MKIIEAPVATPNANIAIVIARFNNFINDSLLDGAVDALKRIGQVKDDNITVVWVPGAYELPLAARALSKTGKYDAVVALGTVIRGGTAHFEFVAGEASSGIADVAMNSDIPVAFGVLTTENIEQAIERAGTKAGNKGAEAALTALEMINVLKAINA; from the coding sequence ATGAAAATTATTGAAGCTCCGGTAGCAACACCTAACGCAAATATTGCCATTGTGATTGCTCGTTTTAATAACTTTATCAATGACAGCCTGCTGGATGGTGCGGTTGATGCACTGAAACGTATCGGTCAGGTCAAAGATGACAATATTACTGTGGTCTGGGTGCCTGGTGCATATGAATTACCACTGGCGGCCAGAGCACTGAGCAAAACCGGCAAATATGATGCGGTAGTTGCGCTGGGTACTGTGATTCGTGGCGGTACTGCACACTTTGAGTTTGTTGCGGGTGAAGCCAGTTCAGGAATTGCCGATGTGGCAATGAACAGTGATATTCCGGTAGCCTTCGGCGTGCTGACCACTGAAAATATCGAGCAGGCTATTGAGCGTGCCGGTACCAAAGCGGGTAACAAAGGTGCCGAAGCGGCCCTGACCGCACTAGAAATGATTAATGTTTTAAAAGCTATTAACGCCTGA
- the tgt gene encoding tRNA guanosine(34) transglycosylase Tgt, with protein MKFELMKTDGRARRGRLVFDRGVVETPAFMPVGTYGTVKGMTPEEVRETGAQIILGNTFHLWLRPGQEIMKLHGDLHDFMQWQGPILTDSGGFQVFSLGDIRKITEAGVHFRNPINGDPIFLDPEKSMEIQYDLGSDIVMIFDECTPYPADWDYAKRSMEMSLRWAKRSRDRFDSLGNKNALFGIIQGSVYEDLRDVSVKGLVEIGFDGYAVGGLAVGEPKADMHRILEHVCPQIPEDKPRYLMGVGKPEDLVEGVRRGVDMFDCVMPTRNARNGHLFVTDGVVKIRNAKHKDDTSPLDAECDCYTCRHYSRAYLHHLDRCNEILGARLNTIHNLRYYQRLMAGLRKAIEDDKLEHFVADFYQKTGKDVPALNV; from the coding sequence GTGAAGTTTGAATTAATGAAAACAGACGGGCGTGCGCGTCGTGGCCGGTTAGTGTTTGACCGTGGTGTGGTAGAAACTCCGGCATTTATGCCAGTGGGAACCTATGGCACGGTAAAAGGCATGACTCCGGAAGAAGTTAGAGAGACCGGAGCACAAATTATTCTCGGGAATACGTTCCATCTGTGGTTACGTCCGGGCCAGGAAATCATGAAGCTGCATGGCGACCTGCATGACTTTATGCAGTGGCAGGGGCCGATTCTGACCGATTCCGGAGGCTTCCAGGTTTTCAGCCTGGGGGACATTCGTAAAATTACCGAAGCTGGTGTTCATTTCCGTAACCCGATCAATGGCGACCCGATATTCCTCGACCCTGAAAAATCGATGGAAATTCAGTACGATCTCGGTTCAGATATCGTTATGATTTTTGATGAGTGCACGCCATACCCGGCTGACTGGGATTATGCTAAACGCTCCATGGAAATGTCGTTACGCTGGGCAAAACGCAGCCGTGACCGGTTTGATTCACTGGGTAATAAAAATGCGCTGTTCGGTATTATCCAGGGAAGTGTTTACGAAGATTTACGAGATGTCTCAGTTAAAGGGCTGGTAGAGATAGGATTTGATGGGTACGCTGTGGGCGGTCTGGCGGTAGGTGAGCCAAAAGCAGATATGCATCGTATCCTTGAGCATGTTTGTCCACAGATTCCTGAAGATAAACCTCGCTATCTGATGGGAGTGGGTAAACCGGAGGACCTCGTTGAAGGGGTTCGTCGCGGCGTTGATATGTTCGACTGTGTTATGCCAACCCGTAATGCCCGTAACGGTCACTTATTTGTGACTGATGGTGTAGTCAAGATTCGTAATGCGAAACATAAGGACGACACTTCTCCTCTGGATGCGGAGTGTGACTGCTACACCTGTCGTCATTACAGTCGTGCATATTTGCATCATCTGGACCGTTGTAATGAAATTTTGGGTGCGAGACTGAATACTATTCACAATTTGCGTTACTATCAGCGTCTGATGGCGGGTTTACGTAAAGCTATTGAAGACGATAAATTAGAGCACTTTGTGGCTGATTTTTATCAAAAGACGGGGAAAGACGTCCCGGCTCTGAACGTTTGA
- the ribD gene encoding bifunctional diaminohydroxyphosphoribosylaminopyrimidine deaminase/5-amino-6-(5-phosphoribosylamino)uracil reductase RibD: MSDQHYMARALELARRGRFTTAPNPNVGCVIVRDGQIVGEGWHQRAGGPHAEVHALRAAGDQAKGATAYVTLEPCSHFGRTPPCCDALIAAGVSRVVAAMQDPNPEVAGRGLYRLQQAGIEVSHGLMQQDAEVLNRGFLKRMRTGFPWLQLKLGASLDGRTAMANGESQWITSPESRRDVQRFRAASHAILSTSATVIADDPALTVRSHSLDSDSLSAIGGEENLRQPVRVIIDRQQLLKPEQQLFNQPGETWLMRSALSGDWPETVKQFVVPQHQGATDLVAMMMLLGQQQINSVWTEAGPTLAGALLRAGLVDELIVYIAPKLLGNDARGLCTLPGLSHLADAPGFSFTDVRRVGNDLRVILRPE, translated from the coding sequence ATGTCTGATCAACACTATATGGCCCGCGCTCTGGAACTGGCGCGCCGCGGACGTTTTACTACCGCACCTAATCCAAATGTCGGGTGTGTCATCGTCAGGGACGGACAGATTGTCGGTGAAGGCTGGCATCAGCGTGCCGGTGGCCCGCATGCAGAAGTTCATGCATTGCGGGCGGCCGGGGATCAGGCCAAAGGGGCAACAGCTTATGTCACACTGGAACCTTGCAGCCATTTTGGCCGTACACCGCCTTGTTGTGATGCGCTGATAGCAGCCGGAGTCAGTCGGGTTGTTGCCGCAATGCAGGACCCTAATCCGGAAGTGGCGGGCAGGGGACTCTATCGCCTGCAACAGGCCGGGATTGAAGTGAGCCATGGTTTAATGCAGCAGGACGCCGAAGTACTTAACCGGGGATTTCTGAAACGGATGCGTACAGGCTTTCCGTGGCTGCAACTGAAACTGGGAGCATCACTCGATGGCCGGACCGCCATGGCTAACGGAGAGAGCCAGTGGATTACTTCCCCCGAATCGCGACGCGATGTTCAGCGCTTTCGCGCTGCCAGCCATGCAATACTAAGCACCAGTGCAACAGTGATTGCTGATGATCCGGCGTTGACAGTACGCAGCCATTCTCTTGATAGTGACAGCCTGTCAGCGATAGGGGGAGAGGAAAATCTGCGCCAGCCGGTCAGGGTAATTATCGATCGCCAGCAGTTACTCAAACCCGAACAGCAGTTGTTTAACCAGCCAGGAGAGACATGGCTGATGCGTTCGGCATTATCCGGTGACTGGCCGGAAACCGTAAAACAATTTGTGGTTCCTCAGCATCAGGGGGCAACTGATCTGGTCGCAATGATGATGTTGCTGGGCCAGCAACAGATTAACAGCGTCTGGACTGAAGCCGGACCTACGCTGGCGGGTGCATTACTGCGTGCGGGGCTGGTTGATGAGCTGATAGTCTATATCGCCCCGAAATTACTCGGTAATGATGCCCGCGGTTTATGTACACTGCCGGGACTCAGCCATCTGGCTGATGCACCAGGCTTTAGTTTTACTGATGTCCGCCGTGTCGGAAACGATCTGCGGGTCATTTTACGTCCGGAATAA